The window CATGACAGCTTTTTCCCCTTTGCACCCCTGCCAGGTAGGCTAAATTTCCCCTTTGCACCCCTGCCAGGTAGGCTAAATTTCCCCTTTGTACCCCTGCCAGGTAGGCTAAATTTCCCCTTTGCACCCTTGTCAGGTAGGCTAAATTTCCCCTTTGTACCCCTGCCAGGTAGGCTAAATTTCCCCTTTGCACCCTTGTCAGATAGGCTAAATTTCCCCTTTGTACCCTTGCCAGGCAGGCTAAATTTTTGCAGAGGGCTTCTCTCTCAATCTTCCAAGCTCGGGGGCACCACCTGAGAAAACCTCCCATGCAAAACCGAGCCAAGCCCAGGGAAAACAAACGTCCCTGAAGTCACATTTCAAGCCAACCACAGATTCCAATCCACGTTTCTGGTTGCAACAAcagaaacaagggagggtccgTGGATCCAGATGACCAAACAGTGGGAGTGTTCACATATGTTTGGTATCAACACTGCGCTGAGGCTGAGGTCACACCAAACCCACCTTGATTCGCACACGGCCCCCTTCTTGCCGATGCCCACTCCCCCCCTCTCCTCCATGAGCCCCATTCCTGATCCTTCCCCGCCCCCTTCAAGGCTTATCTTCAACATTAATTACCCATCTGCCACGTTGCACAAGCTGTTTTTCCCTTTCCTGCTCTGGTATACCTGCTCAGCCTTCCTGGTTCCCAGCTCAGCCTTTAATCTACTCCTTCCATATTTAGGGACTAAGTATCACCTCCCTCCGAATATCACTTTTCTGCCCCCAACCCCGTCCGTACTCAAGAACTCCCCACCAACCCACTGGCAGTTTTTTCCTCCTGACTCCAAGCTTCCTCACCCCTGTCATTTACAACCGCCCCCCCACCTGCAAATTTATATTGTTACTTTCAGCTCCACCCGATCTGTTCCCATCGGCCGCAAGCTCACACCTTACCTGTATCGCCAACTAAGTTTGGTGGCGGGCTACTTTCTGTCTTGTGTGCATGGGGGTGGGTGTTTACTAGCCAAACAATGAATGTTACGACCATGAAGCATTATTAAACACTCCGCATGAATCAGGAGACGTGTACACAGGAAGACTCCATCAAGCTAAGCTTGACCCCTGTTTACTTTGTGGACATATCCATAACTAAACCTGTCTTTCTAGAATGTCTGTTTTCAGGAATTTtgtcaacttctcagtctaaccTCAGCCCTTGAGAtgtccttgtggtctcccatccaactgtGAACCAGACTCGGTTTCCCTGCCCAGACATAAGACATTAATAGCACTTCtttgattagagcagtgtttctcaatggtggcaactttaagatgtgtggacttcaactcccagaattccccagccggcatggctggctgaggaattctgggagttgaagtccacatatcttaaagttgccaccgttgaggaacactggattaGAGTACGACCCACCAATATTTGCACTCAGCTCCATTTTCTCACTGCCTTTTCACAACTTCCCTCCACCTGCTGGGTTAGGACTATACCACCCAGCCTTCTCAGCCATCAAAGTCCACCCGGAGGTGTGACCTGGCTGGAGAAGACCACTGCAGAAAAGCAACTGAATATTTCTAACTAAACTAAGCCTCCATCTGCAATAaatcctggatttttttcccctcctcctgctCCCATGTAGCCAATTTTAGATTACAAGCGTTTTCAGGGAGAGATTTCTGCTCTTaagatttttcatttaaaatcccCTGCAGGGATTTTCTATCAACTCCAGGTGGAATTAAACTGTGGCCCTTCGGTGGAGGAGCTtaatagtttttcttctctttcttaagCCCCTTTGCTCTAATGTAGGGCGGGGTTAACTTGGAACCAAATCAAAGCAACCAGAAATTAGTTCTTGCAGAATAACCAGTAAGTTTTGCAGTACTATCAAGGGCACGCATGTTCCACAGGTACCTAATGAATCTGCCCTGAGATCTGGTTTAGGGAAGAACGCGAAGCCAAGCCAAATGCTTCCTGGCTGGGCTTGGTTTTTAAGCCAAGCATTTTGAAATTTGGGAATGAATGGTCAGAAAAGTCTCTTAAATAGCATTCAGAATCAAGTCAGAAGATGCAGGCCCTCTCGCTGCCTGCCAAGCCTCAAATCCACAAATCTCAACCTGGGTACTGGCCACATGGCACCGAGAACCACCAACTCTCGCCTGGTCTTTAAAAACCAAAGCCCAGAAGCCCCGCTGCtggagtgatgggagttgtagtccggtGCTTTTAAGGCTCCACTATGAGGAGTCCTCCAGCTTCAGATGTCCACTTGCTAGATCAGACCAAGAGACCAGTAAATCTCAGCCACTTATTCTCGGCTCAAAGAAACAATTAAGGTTGGATCTTCCCCCTCTCTCTAGCAAATATCCAGGGGAGTTTACAGtcaagggaaggggggaaaaggacCATAAACCCCCCATGCTGCACAGGTGAAGAGAGGAAAGCTTTTCATAAGCAGCCGGGCTTCCTCCCCAGTGAGGGCTCCAGGAAGGGCCGGGAGGAAGCTGACATGCCCAGAGAAAGGACAGCGATAAAGAAATCCACATTTAAAAGCGGCTGCCCGCTGCCATCCAAGCCCACTCAACCCCACCAGCTCTTTTCTCACCTGCTGACCCCAACGCCCCCCTCCCCGTCTGACTTTTTGCACGAGGGCTCGGTTTGGCGAGCCTTGCGGCTAGGCAAGGACCAGCCCTGACTCCCGGCAGGTTTCCTCGCGAGCAAATTCCCCGGGGTGGAAAGCTGGGGCTTGAACCCCAGCAGGGCAAGCCtttccacctccccaccccaaaactGCGACCCCTGGCTGGCTCGGCGGCATCTCACCGATCGCGGCTCTGCCTCGGCTGGGCGCTCCTCCAGGGCGCGCTCCACGCTCGCCTTCTGCATTTCGCGCAGCAGGTCCAGCTCCCAGATCCCCGCCAGGCTGGCCTGGAGGCGCTCGCCGATGCGCAGCCGCTCGCTGCCGGACCACAGAGAAGGGGGGACGGCTCGGCGGGTGGCCATGGGGCCCCCAGGACGGGGCGCCGGAGCGCCCAGGTCGTGCGCGTTTGGAGAGGTGGGCTCGCATGCACCCGGGGCGAGGCGCCCGGAGCTGGGGAGCAGCAGGTGGGGGACAGGGCTAAGCCTAAAGGGAGAGCGAGGATGCGGGGAGAGGGGGGCAGATCAAGGGGCGGGAGGCGGGAAAGGCTcgtccccccaccccgggccacGAGAAGTTCAGCGGAGCCGAAGCGCCAGAGCGCTTCGCGCTGCGGAGCGCAGCTCAGACAAAGGAGAAAGGTTTGAAAGAGTCACGTGGAAACagagcttcccccctccctttgggGGGTCCCCGCCCCTTCCCCTCCCACTCGCGTCGCCGGGTCCTGATTGGCCCATCCCTCCGggagaacacccccccccccgcttcccgcACAAAgcgaaatgagaaaaaaaaatccccattccCCAAAGTTTGGTAAGTTGCGCGCTTCGAAAGGAAGCCGGGCGCCCGGTAGCTCAGCCCCACCCCGCCCGGGttacaattttattatttaaaaaaaaagtcagcaaagAAAGTTTTAAGCACCGAGAAACTGAAATAGGTTTCCTACCCATAGGATAGACCAACAATTGTTTTTTTTGTTTAGAATAATACTGGTAGGACTTGGCCGTCCCCCCATCTCCGGCGGtgtgtatttaaattatttaattgattaattaattttatcccgcctttattatttttctaaataactcaaggcggcgaacatacgtaatactccttcctcctcctattttccccacaacaacaaccgtgcaaggtaggttgggctgagagagagtgactggcccaaggtcacccagccggctttcatgcttaaggcggaactagaattcacagccttctactttctagcccgttgccttaaccactagaccagactgtaGCCTTAAACGTTTAAGAGAAGAAAATCAGGAGCAAGGTGCCCTGTTTGTTTACGGccaaaaaggcacaaggaaagaCGGacggggagggaagaggaaaaaacgCAGCCCCAGCCCCCGTTCGTCGAACGATGGCAAAAGACCTCTCTCGGGCGAGCCGGTGGAACAGCGAGGCGACCGTAGACCAGAAGCAGCTGCAGCTTCGAGGGCCGGTTCCCTGCCCCAAGGAGCTTACAAGTTGAAATATAGCCCTGGAGAAGCGAGAAAGCGGGAAGAACGGTCCTGCTGCCGGTACACACTCCACGTCCATCACTACTACACCATTCCTAATTGTGCAAAAAAGCTCCAGGCGTCCGGTTTCGTTGCAGGGCCACCAGCAGCCCTGCGAAGTCGATTAGGATTCTCCTTCCAGGCGGGGCCGGTGCAAGAGTGGAGTTGGCGGAGGGCAgcctctttccctcccctgctCCGTCTCGCTCAGTAAAATCGCGCCGCTCTTGAGCCGCCTCTCGGAACAACGCCGACTCCAAATACTCCTGTCGGCTGGACATCTGGTGGCGGGGAGTTCCACCGGCCGTTGCCCCCAGAAGCGACTTCCGGCCTTCCCAGGTGGGGTTAAACCCACCGCTAAGCGGTTTCCAAGGTGGGGGGGCGCCTCTTTCGCCTTCCCCCGCATCCCTGCCCTGTATCCTCCCGCCGGAACCAGAACTGGCCGACCACCCTGGAAGCAGGTTGGGAGAATGCGCGGACCGTGCGCTATTTAAGCGGCCGCGGGAAGTTTACGGCAGAGCCGCCTCGGGAGCCAAGCGCGCCTCCTTCTGACCTTCCTCTTCGTTTGGAGATTCGGCTCCAGCGCTTTATCCTCCCGATGGCCACCTTTCCTCCGTTCAAGCACAGAAAATCCTTTGGTAAGAGACTCATTTCTCTCCTTCGCCGGGTGAACGCTCCGGTTTCGACCGGCGATCGCGGGCGAGGCGACGCTGGGTTCCCTTGGTTGCTGCCTCCCCCTGTTGGCCCAAGGGGGCAATTCTCCGTTATTTTTGGCCATTTCTTTTTAGAGTTGTATGTAATTGTTAGCCAGCCGGCTGCGTTCCCACGATAGGTTTCCCCAGCTTAGGTAAACCCTGCCTGACTCAGTTAACCCAGTTTTGTGGGCACCTATCCTACACTCAGCTGTAAAATAACCTAGGTCCGTGTTAGTGGTCCTGGGGCCCCTGGGAGTCCCCCAAGACCCGCTTAGGGGTCCGCGAAATCtgaattatttgccagcctaggTTGAAAAATAATAGtgaattaaaatcccatcaaataaTTGTGCAAAGCCATAGCGGCAGCAaatgcgtcaattttaatttttaatacggtaaataCTGATGAATATCAGccgtacaaacaaaagctcttttggggccctccataatgtttaaaagggggaagAGGCCCTGAGAGAAAAAACGTTTAAGGAATACTGATCGGGGTTCTTCAGCATGCTAGCATAAAATGTGACTGGTTAGGTTGGGGTTGAAGAATGCGACAAACTCCATTTACACAGATCTAGCCATCTTTCCAAGCCCTCCAGATGGGTGGTGTTCCAAATCCCATCGTTCCCAGCTAACGTAAACTGGCTGATTTCGGATTCAGGCTGCGGAAAGATATCAGATCTGGGGAGCCATTCCCCTGCAGAGAGACACAAACTTTAGAAGTTGCACTAAACCACAATGAGGCCTGGCCTTTGCTATACACAGTTTGGTTTCAGGAAAGGGTGGTTACTAGCACCACCCAATATTGGGGGGTTCATACAACAGAGCTAGTTGTAAATGTGGCTCTTGTGATCTGCAAGGTCACGCTCAATGGCTTAGTGCGCAGGGTGAATTTTGCTAATCGTGATCCctttaacaaaccatggttaaatcatGGCTTGGTGTGGCATGTGAACCTACTCACAGGGGTCGGAAACCAGTCCCTGGGAATTGAACTTGGGAATATCCACTAAGCATCCATCGTAACTCTTTCCATTTCTCGGAAAACTTTCGTTCTAGCTTCAAGGAAAAATGAAGTAGCCACAATCCGGATTAAGTTTCCTTATAAACTCCCGGTAGGTGTGTTGGGAACTGGCGGATTTTTAAAGACCTGGTCTCTTCTTGCACAATGAATCTGCACAACGGGAGTGGACATGGGcctatttttctctattttgctTGTGCtgtttcttggggggggggttgtgtttCATGTTCCCTTTACATCTAAGCTTGTGCTTATCCTTCCCAGATCCTCAATCTCAGTTCTCCATTCGTTGTAGGTAATCCTGGAGCGCTATCCTAAGGAGAAAATGTTGCCAGCCTTAAACAAGATTAAATTTTTAGTCCCCCAAGACTTCACCATGGGCCAGTTTGTAACCATCATCCGGTGAGCATTTGAAGTCCAGGGCAGAGTCGTCCAAGGATGTGGGGCCTGTTTACGAGAGGGGAGAAGAATGGAAATGGGCACTTCCAGATTCATTTCTGCTAAGCAGCCAAGGATGTTTTAAATGGGGTTTGTGTAGCTCACAACTGGCAAGATCTGCATTTGAAAATAAAGCCATTAAATCGTGACTGCCAACAGGGTTGGGTGCCCCAAAGCCACTTTATAGCTTTGGCTGATGCGCGAATACAGCTTTTCATGGCTGGCAGCTATGGGGTCAAAGTAGATGCTGGCCTATGAccttaataaagatttgattgattgggGTTGGAGTAGATGATcttcaagatcccttccaaccccagGATGCAGTCTTACCCTATCAGCTAGTTGGGGGGGGCAGGATGGCCATTTCAAAAGAGTACTGGGGAGAGAGCATTTTGGCAAAGGACAAAGGGACCCTTTAAACCAAACCAGTTTggttgaccttttttttttttaacctgacaggctgttttaaaaataacaagattTATGGGGCACCTGCTGAATGGTGGCCCGCCCCTGCAGCCAGTCATCAGCTGACTCCAGCAGGGTGGGGCTAATTGGATTTAACTGTTTCTTCACAGGAGGCCAAGCTTCTATTTCATTTGGGTAGACACGGGGAAAAAATGAATTAGGGCAATAGCATTAAACGACAAGCACCACCTTTGCCTAGGTTTACATCTGCACCCCTCAAAAATGAAAATGCAGGGAAAAAGTCAGATCAAAGGGGGAATCGCTGCGGGGAGCCGGGGCTTCCCAATTTGCTTTCGGGCTGGTTTCCAAACCGGATCGGATCATCCTGGGCAACCCCGCTTTAGCCACACGCTTCCAAGCAGCTTTCAGAATTGCAAAACGCGTGGGGGGTGTTTTTTGCAATTTTGGAGGCTTGCGCCCTTTGGCAAGGACTTTGAGGCCTCAAATGTTGCCTGTTCCTCTCCTCCAGCAACAGGATGGCCCTCGGATCCACGCAGGCGCTCTACTTCCTTGTGGACGGCAACCACAGCCTCGTGAACATGTCCTGCACCATGGCCAACATCTACATCACGTACAAAGATGAGGACGGCTTCCTTTACATCACCTACGCCTCCCAGGAGATGTTTGGATGAGGGGGCCCCTGCGGATTCCTCCTGGAAGATGGGCTGGGTGGTGCCCTAGTCCTCCATTCTGGCCCCTTGCTTTCTTCTGCACTGCTGCGTTCTTTAGATCTGTTTACCTTTGCCGGACGTAAACTGGGAGCGCTTACATTGTTCCCGATGGGCAGGACCGGTTTTACGGAAGGCAAAGTCAGTTTTGGGATCCTGAGTGGCGGGTACCGTTGGGGGCAAACGTCCTCCGCTTGGTGCTTTCCAAAGGCTCCCTAGCTAAGAAATCTGGCTGCTGCACTTCCTCTCCTGAGTTTTGAAAAGTTTTCCCTTTCTGCTCCAGATGTGCCAGGATGCTACTGCGCCCTGCTTCGGTTTTGGGGTGAATGCTGAGCCCTCGGCTGTTCCCAACGTCCCAATCCCAAATTATGGTTTTTCTCAGCCCCCAGAGCAAGACAGAGGCTGGAACTCTTCGGCTGTTGTTGGGGGACAACCCCCAGCATCCCTTTCCCTTGGCCATAGCAGCTGAGGCTGCTGGGAGTCGTAGTTCAATTCGGTTCTAATGTAGAGGGAATTCAACGCTGATGGTTGTGCTAACTAGAGTCACAACTATTAAGTGGAGCAGATCAGCAAAggtttttctttcccagtttagaggggggaaaggagagagatTGTTCTCACTGCTACTCATGAATTTAAACCAAGAGCGTTtaaaaatttgcaaaaaaaaaaaaaaaaagatgttggaaATGGCTAAAGTAGAAATCAGAAGTAAAGTGCATATGGTTGACAAGCCCTGGAGAAGGGAAAAGAATGTCGCTGTTCATTTTGTAGCATACTTTTCTTGGCTCTTCCATTTTGACTAGGAAACAGGAATTTAAGCCTGGTTTCCCTTTATTTTCCTTCTGGCTCTAATTTCAGAGTGAAAAGGGGGGAATGGTTTTTTTCCTAGTTTCCTCTACAACAGCCTTAACACCCCAGTAAACAGAGACTGTTTATCTGCTCCAGATCAAACTCTTAGCTTCAAATGGGGTCGTAGCCTTCCTGAACAGTGTAAGGGACGGTGCTAAATCTTGGTTTCGACCTTGGTCTTGCTAAGTCTTTCGAATGGCCTGTAGAATGAGAATTAGAAGTCAAAAGAGTTATGAGTaggtgaaaacaaacaaacaaaccaggaaggACTTTTGGTTCACAATGCgatgtgagaaaaaaaatcttcctgggGTACCACGGTGGCTTCTGACAATTTAAATTCGGATGAAGACGCACAGCCAGCTTGCTGTTTTAAGTCTGCACCCTTTAGCTCAGCCAGCATAGTCAGCAACAAGAGATAAAgcccaaataaacaaataaagcccaaatgataaataaataaagcccaaaGTTTGTTCATCCTTTTTCAAGCTGCGGCAATGCAAAACCCACTTTTGACTGGGTGGTTCAAATATCCTCATTCAAAATCCTGTCTCTGGAAATCATATTTAAGTGCCTCTACACCGAATGTCTGAGATTTTTCCCCTGTAGTAGCTCGACTGCTACTGAGgatcaaaaaggggaaaaatcattTGGGGAGCTGCCAccctgctgccaagaaaataggGCTATAACTGATTCTTGCAATGTCTGCTTTAGGGCCAGACTCACATAATCCACCAAACcaatttttcaaacctggcaactctaagatgcgtGAACTTcacctctgctggctggggaattctgcgctAAACCATCCAATGGGTTGTCAGAGTATCTGGCGCAAATTCAGCCAATTGTGCCCCATTCTATACATCCTAGTAAAGCAAACCATGAATAAGGGTGATATGTGATTTTGGTCTTCAAAGTTAGCTGGCAGACCAAATACTTCAGCTCATCCCCCTTTGGAAGAGCGGTTGATGCCCAACATGGCATCATGGGGTTCAGGATTGGACTGCTGGGCACTTGGTGTTCTCCAAGCTTGATTGTTTTCCTGCATACGCTTCactaccaggctaggtaacatcagtgcatgGGAAAGGAGACGTtactactacaggtagtctttgcttaacaaccatttgtttagtgatggttcaggtttaagacggtgctggaaaaaccgacttatgaccagtcctcacgcttacgaccatcatagcatccccacggtcacatgatcacgatttgggcgcttggcaaccggtttgcgtTTACGACCGCTGCAGTGTCCCAtcgtcatgtgatcactatttttgaccttcccagtggcttctggcaagcaaaatcaatggggaaccgtgtgatttgcttaacgaccacgtggttcacttgacatcaggtgattcacttaacgaccactgcaaaaggTAACATTGGGtcagacttgcttaatgaccgcttcccttagcaaccgaaattcaaccgattgtggtcgttaagtgaggaccacctgtatatatAAATAGCCAACAAACTCCTCCacgcactgatgttacctaggcTGCGAACGAAACGTCTGCgagaaaacaaccaagttcagagaacgcCGAGGACCCAACAGATTCATGCAACGAAAGCGAAACACATTTCAGTTGGGTAGCTTTACTGTTGGAGGTGGAAAATGAAGTACCAGACACCACAGAGATTCAGAAGCGCTGGGTTTtggttgttgctgctgttctttttACTGTGGAATACGTGTCTTTAGCAATAAGGCTGCACCACTTACAGAACAAACAGGTTAGAGAATTGCAACGTGGCCGGTGGCAGTGGCTGCTCTGAAGAGGGGAGGACAATCGCTCAGAGGTGGGGAAAGAGAGTTCTACTGTGCCCCAAAATCTGGGTGGGCAGAGGGCTCAGACCAGTTCCTGGTCCGCAATATTTCAGCATCCAGTTGTGTCTGAAGCGATCTGCTGCCCACTCGCTTTAGGCAGCGTTACGGCATTTAGAGAGAGAGCATCCCGCACCCTTCTGCCAAGGAGTCTTGCCCACTTTGTGCCGTTACAACCGAGATCAGATCCTGGCGCCCCCTGGCAAGGAGGGCGCCAATCATTTCCCATCCCCCGCCAATGAAATTCTGATTTGCCGCCGCGACGGAGAACAGATCTGCCCGCAACCCAGCAAGGCCGATCTCCCAGACAGCCGAAACGCCACTTCGGCTTTACGAGGCTTGTTGTATCGGCCGTTTGACCCACAAATAAATACACGAGATAAGCCATCCTCGTCCGGTGACGGTTTCCGGTGGCTTCTTTCCAAACCTGGGGCAGGAATGCCTGGAGACGACTGCATCGGCGAAGAATTCACCCGCAAGGGGAAATTGAACACCAAATCTTTGCAGCACCGTAGACGGGGCCACGTTTACAAAGTCAGGCAAGGAGGAAGTGGGAACATTAGAAACCTGCGGTGTGGCTTCTTGCGGGAACGAGAAGACCAGAGGACTCTGCCCTTGGTTTTGGGAACCAACAGCGTGCCCTAGGAAGGATTCTCCACATCATGTTTGCAGCGTTTCACCGCCAGGTCTTCGTTGTGGGCCTTCCGGATATGCCGGTAAAGGTCTCCGGACTGAGTGTAACTCCTCATGCAGTAGCGACATTCGTACGGGCGTTCCCGGGTGTGGACGGTCGCGTGGCGCCGCAGCGTGTAGGAGCAGGAGAAGGTTTTCCCACACGTCTTGCACGTGGGCACGTCCTCGGTGAAAAGGCCAAAGCTGGAGTGGGACTCGTAATCCTGCAAGTACATCTGTTCGTGCAAGGGGGGAGTCACCAGGGCAGAGAAGGCTTGTCCGCCGGGCATGTGGATCATGTGGTACGGGACGTGGTCTTGGGGCAGGAAGCCGCTCTCCGAAGAGACCTCGTCCATCCCGCCGGGCTCCTCAAAACTGTCCGGGTGGCGTCCGCAGCCTCCCCCCAAGCCCACCTCCCCACCAGCTTTCTGGAAGATATTTTCTAGCCTCAGCTCTGGGGTGGGTGCTTCCAGCTGCTCAGCCCCATCGGGCTCCTCGTCCGAGATCACGATGGCTTCCACCTTGACCTTGACGGAGGACTGGGTTGGCTGCTTGGGCCCAAATGGGCCCCGCTGTTCAGCATACCTCTCCGGAGGGGGATCCAGGCTGGGTGGCCCTTCAGCCCCAGTCCCGGCAGGAAAACAGCCGTACAACAGGGTTTCGGTGGAGCTGCTGGGGCTCGACAGGGAGACGTCAGCGATAGGAGGTTGTGGAAGAGGCCGAGCGGAAGAAGGGGCCTCCATGCCTGGCTGCGTGGTGTCCGCGACGTCCAAAGTGGAGGCCAACGGTTCCTCGGGCGCCATTTTCTCCCCGGCTTTCCAgccttcttttttgcttttctccaGGTCGCAGGCGTGTGGAGGGGGCAAGGATAAGGGCTGGGCTTTGGGGAGATGAAGCAGGCACTCCTCCTTCTTCGTGCTGTCCGCTTCGGCCAAGGCCCGAGCCTGCAGCTTCTTCTTGCACACCTTGACGATGTCATTCATGTGCAAGTAACTGGCCGCTGCCAAGATGTCCTCCACCGGCATGTCGCCGAACGAGAGGCTGCCTTTATACATGAACTCCAGCAGGAGCCCGAAGGCCGGGGCCGTGACGATCTCGTTGTTGATGGAGACCAAGTCACGCTTATCCAGCCGCTCCTtgtaaaacatctggaaaaaggcACTGCAGGAGGCGAGGACCGCCCGGTGGGCGAGGAACTGCGTGCTGCCCACCAGGACCGTGCAGTCACAAAGAAAACCTTCATGTTTCTGTTCCCAAAGCCTTTGTAGTAAGTTCTTGCTGTGATCGGGGAACTCCATCGCGGGG of the Candoia aspera isolate rCanAsp1 chromosome 17, rCanAsp1.hap2, whole genome shotgun sequence genome contains:
- the LOC134506843 gene encoding microtubule-associated proteins 1A/1B light chain 3C-like — encoded protein: MAKDLSRASRWNSEATVDQKQLQLRGPVILERYPKEKMLPALNKIKFLVPQDFTMGQFVTIIRNRMALGSTQALYFLVDGNHSLVNMSCTMANIYITYKDEDGFLYITYASQEMFG
- the ZBTB3 gene encoding zinc finger and BTB domain-containing protein 3, with the protein product MEFPDHSKNLLQRLWEQKHEGFLCDCTVLVGSTQFLAHRAVLASCSAFFQMFYKERLDKRDLVSINNEIVTAPAFGLLLEFMYKGSLSFGDMPVEDILAAASYLHMNDIVKVCKKKLQARALAEADSTKKEECLLHLPKAQPLSLPPPHACDLEKSKKEGWKAGEKMAPEEPLASTLDVADTTQPGMEAPSSARPLPQPPIADVSLSSPSSSTETLLYGCFPAGTGAEGPPSLDPPPERYAEQRGPFGPKQPTQSSVKVKVEAIVISDEEPDGAEQLEAPTPELRLENIFQKAGGEVGLGGGCGRHPDSFEEPGGMDEVSSESGFLPQDHVPYHMIHMPGGQAFSALVTPPLHEQMYLQDYESHSSFGLFTEDVPTCKTCGKTFSCSYTLRRHATVHTRERPYECRYCMRSYTQSGDLYRHIRKAHNEDLAVKRCKHDVENPS